The genomic window GACCCCTTCTCGGGCAACCGGCTCCGAAATCTCGGATGTATTATTTGCGGTGGTAACCTGAAACCTATCAGGAACTCTCCTAGGACGGCTCATCTGCACTTGATCGGCTGTGTAAAGGACAGATGATCGCGGACGCCCCGTGTCCTTCTCCCATCCTGATAGATAGGGACTGTTATTCTTTGGAGAACTCTCGGCCACATTCATCGCCGGTGACTGCATGTTTTGTGATGCTAAAGGGCTTGCTACATGGGGAAGCGGAGAACCTGGATGTGAGCCAACTGTTAAGACCGACGCTCTAGTTAGATCGTCGCGCATCTTCTGCCATCGGTTTTCTTCCAttcccatctccatctctATGTCTTTGAGGAGAGACATTCTCCTTTTTTCAAGTTCAGCAGCATCCATATTAGAGTCTTCGAATTTCTTCAGCTGCTCTTGAATTTCATCGATGGCCTGCTTGGCAGTTTCGAGAGGTGGGGGCTGAGGAGGCGATCCTTTGATACGTTTGAAAATCTTGTGAAGTTCAAGCGGAGGTGGTTTAGGGAAACGGCGGGATTGCATAGATTCTCGGTTAGAGAACGTAGGCGGGTTTTCTCCCACACGGCAGTGCCATGAGCCTTTCTTGCCTTCGGTGCCGCCATACATACTATTTTGTGGCGATGGCGTAGATGCCACATTGGCTGGATAGTAGGTATTTCGGTCAAGCATGAAGGTAACCATTTCTCtatcgtcgtcctcatcatTTGGTAGCGCACTATCAGCATAGCTAACTCTAGCAGGCATTCCAGGAGCAACAAGATCAGCACCCAGAGACTTGGACACATAGCCAGCTTCGAGATCTTGTTCTTTGATATACTGTTTCGCATACGACGGTGTAGCTGACTGGGCTCCTGGTTGGTCTATCACGATTGAAGTAGGAGTGACTGATTCCCGAGCATCATTTACCGGGAGGACAGGAGATGACCTTCGTCTCAATCCTTCCTGTGACGATCGAAGAAGCTTGAAAGCTGGCGATGGAAGATATGCAGACGGCGGGTCTTCCGGGCTCATAGTTGTGGCTATGCTGAACTTGGACAAGTACCTGGTCGCGTCCTCCATGCGTTTCCCGGATGGGGGTGGCTCGTCATATTCTTGAGGCGTCACTTTGGCAACGGTGACCCTATCGTTGACGTTTTTCTCTGGCTTAGGTCGGTCATGAGAGGCCTGGGTTTGTAATATAGTCGGTGGTGGGGTGATGCCTGTTTGAGCCACTGGAGTTATATATGCCTTCACCTCTGGGTTATATGTCTTAGATAGAGATACGGACGTCTTGGTCCTCGCTGGTTCCAGAGGTTTGCTCTTCGGaggtggaggcggcggaggggGCGGCTGGCTAGGAGTCTCTCCGGCCGTAGCTGTTAAAACCGAGGCTTTCAATCTTGCCTCCCCTTCCTTTTTCGGAGGTAGCAGATCACTTGTTAATCCTACCGTCGGTGATTCTTTTGCCGAACCTGATGGCGTGATGGGTGACTTTCGAGGGATTGGTCGTGGTCGATGGACCACTGAAACTTTGTTATCAGAATTGCCCCGATCTGCCTTTGCAGCCAAGTCTGTTGCAATTTCATCAATGATGTCACGAACCCTACCAGGATCATTGTAGTCGATACTGTTGACGAACATGACCGTTGGGTCCTGGCTCTTACTGGCAGAAGCTTCTGCAGCCCGAGCTCTGGGATGGCTGGGAAGCCCCGTGGTTTCTCGAAGCTGGACCGGAGTTTTTGACGATTTCACTTCATCAGTTGGTGGAGGCGTTTTAGGCCTCTTCCTCGATGGGCGAATGTTATTTTTAACTGATCCGCTGCGAGGAATGCTTGATGATGGCCCACTTCTTCGGTGTTGCTTGCTTGACCTCCTTTCCAATTGGTAGTATGAGCTGGAGTCAACGTCCCTCGGCGAAAGAGGAGGCACTGGAGGCACAAGAACGTCAATAGTCTTACCAGGGGAGACGATGGATTTTCTTCGAGAGACGCTCTCGCTTCTTGAGGGAGGAGTTTGCGAAGTTTGCGAAGTTTGCTGCTGCGAAGAGggggcagcagcagagtTCTTGAACTCTTCAACATGATCTTCAGTCCGATCCAGCGTTTCGGCGAGCGGTTTATCTGGGCCTTTCAAAGCAGTTGCAATGGTGGTGTTCTCAGGGAAAGGTCGTAGAGGCGATCGGGGCGGCGGCTTCAAAGGTACCCCTGAACTTGAATTCCGTGAAGTGGGACTTTTACTTCCTGACCCGGAAGCATTCTTAGCTGGAACAACTGATGGAAATGTGCCTTGAAAGCATTGTGAAATATGTTTCGGTGACCTCTGCCGAACATCACCACTGGGAGTGGCAGGGGCCGACAACACGGCCGAAGATGCTGCCTGTGACGCCGACGCTCGCTCCTCGATAGGCTCCAAAGTCGATGCCCTAGTTTGTCCTGTGGCAGAATCTCCACCAATTTGCTTTCGCTGCAATTCTTTGGTAGCTTGTCTACTATACCTCTTCGTGCTGAGCTGCCGAGGTGCTGCAGGGTTGACTCTCCGTTCTCTGTCTTGCCTGGCAGCGGTGGCCAAATCAACAGTTGCAATCCGTTTCAAAGGACTCGCTTCGCTGAGTTTGTCCTCTTGAACTACCGGATAAGATATGACCAGTTTTCCGCCCTTGATGACTGCTTTCTTCGTCGGTTGCATCAAAGACTCCTCTCGCTTCGTTGATAACGATCCGGTCCGTATAGGTGGGAAAAGTTCACCCTTAACTGGCATCCCTCCAACGCCGGCTGCTGCCTGACCTGGACTTGGGCGACTAATAATTGGCAGCTGATTGTTGCCATCTCCTGATGGCAGTGCTCTTGCAGTCGCGCTAGTTGTAACTTCCCGTGAGTATTCCCTTGGGCGTCCGAATCTATCTGGTGGGACGGACGACTCGACTGCGGACGCCTCCTGGTTTCTTGGCTCCCTTGTTGGCGGAGGCGCTGCCTCGGATAAGCCAGGAAATTTGTTGAGAAACGATGCAGTCTTTTGAGAAATTGCCTTCAGTGGCAAAACCACATCTTTGAAGTAGAACGCAATGACGCCTATTCCACTTATTAGTAACAGGAGTATCCACGACTGGGCAACGAGGTGCCACCAAACCTATGACGAGCAGCACTCCAACAGCGGGAAGGGCCGTACGAGTAGCGATACCGAACGAACTGATTCCTAGAATCATAGGAACACTCAGCTAGAAAGCCAACAGTTAGCTGAAAGCCCAGGTGCTGAACATGACGGCAATCCGGTTTTGCATACTGGAATCCAAAGacccaaggccatcatgatCAAAGCGATGCCCCTGGATCGAGACCCAACAGGGCCTTTTACTCTCATGTCTCGAAAGACTCCTACTGAAGAAGCTCTCGTCACAAGAGTAAGGACAATGAAGGCATCCGTACACAGAACCGCAACGCCGAGTGGCCAGAGCAGATTTGTGGCCACACATACTGGGTCGAACTGTGGTCGTTGAACACCGACAAAGACGCCACCAATGATGAAGCGAAGAAAGAAGACAGCCTGGGGAAATAAGACACCACAAGTAGCTCGGGCATCGCTTTTCATAGCCCAGAATAAAAATTCTTCGAGCACGACTCGGGCGAGTTGGTCGAATGCGGCAGCAAATGCAACGGCGATTTGACATCCTGACGCAGAAGTTTGGTCGATAAAGGTAGCAACGAAGCCATCGACAGCCCATAGAGAAGCGAACAGAAGAAAGCCGGCGAGGACCAGCCTCAGATCGCCTCGAAAGAGCGACAGAGCCCCTCCTCTGAGATGAAATAATACTGTCCCCAGAGAGGCACAGACGACGGCACCGCTGAGATGTGAGTTGAGTGTTAGCTTGCCAATTTCAACTCCAGAGAACCGAAGCTCAGTTCCCTAGATGAGGAATGAATCTTTTACTGACAATGCAAAGGTTGCCACCAAGGCCTGGTCTctggccgagctggacatgacgacggcctggCCAACCGACGGCTTGTTGGACAGACCGTGAGGAGAATCGAAACGGCCCAATCAATGGGCCATGGACGTATAAGCAACCGGTTAAGGTGATTAGAAGACAATATTGATTCCCGAGGGTTCGGAGGGGGATGTGTTTCCAGTCGAGGCCTAAATTattgcatcttggccatcgtcatcgtaCAGCTCTCAGCTCGTGTCGCACCCATCACAGCAAGGTCTTCATGAGGGTGGGATGGCAGAGGATgaaagaagaggaggggaCAGCAGGCATTCATTCACATGGGACAGATCtagcagcagcatcaaccTCTTTGGGATTGACAGTCTCAAAACATGCAAACGGAAAGCCAAAACATCTTATTTGGGCTAACACGAGTATTTGGCACACATGGGGGTGGAGGCCAGCACGTTCTTACTAGAGTGTCGCGCATAGaaagtatgtacatacatctcgtcgtgcacatgtgcacagACGAAGACAAGCCTCCAAAAGCGTGTAGGAGTAGCAGAtggatggtggttggtgccTCGCGGCTTGCCTCATGTCCTCCTACCACAGGAGCGGGAACGGAGACCAGAGGAGGAAAACTCTCAAACCAATTCGCGTTGGAATAAGGCCGAGCAAGCGCTCGGAAGGACAGATGGCCCTTGCCATTGGTACCGCGTATCACCATGATTGGAGTCGAGGACAATAAAAGGTGAGGTGAGGATCCGTGCTTTGCGACAGGTGCGTTTTGCATGAAACCTCAAACGTTAGCAAGACGGAGACTTTTGGGGGCGCAAATGGGGCGTGACCCAGCATTTGATGGCTGCGAGCCCACACCTACTGATGCGACGCATGGGAAATGCGGTTgaatcgtcttggccagtgTGGTGTAGATGCCAAAAGATGACTCGAGCGGCCTCTACATGACATTACTTGAATCGTGGTGGATGCGGTGATTATCACGACAGCATAGACcgtggccgagctggccgagcagGCCGAGCTCCCGGCAGAAGTTTCTCCGTGCCGGTTTGACTCGCTCTTGCCATCGTATGATGAATGCCCCCTTCAGCAACATTTTGATTCTTCAGCCTGGCTGGTGAAACTGCGACACCAGATCTCCGGAAAACGGCCCATCACAATATCACGAGCAGCCGATGCTATTTATCACACCAATGTCTGGTTCTCTACTAAAGAAAATGGCGTCCCGGCAACCTTTTGGGAACGTCATAACCTTATTCCACATGCTGCAGCCGACACGGTGAGATTCTTCACCTTGTCCACAGACAGTTTTCACCGTGCGCCAGTTCGGAGAGCCGGTTCCTTCCACAATCACCTGTGCGTGACTGCTGCGGGTCACACTGACGGTGTTTCATGAGTTTCGACTTCTGCGTGGCTGGACCCTACCCTCGGCCTCACCCGACGCGTTGAAGGGCACGCTTTGGTGCCTCCTCCCGGCTGGATCCATGACACCACGACTTGGGAGAGTTTGGCCATCAATGCTGGTTGATGGTCCAGGCGGCTGGGACAGCTCCATGACTTCAGAAGGCATTGATGATAGTCCGTTGGGTTGCAGCTGATGTCCACCAGGCCGAATCCCAGTTACCGAAAAGAGTAGGCGTTCATGTTTCACCCGCGCCTATGTAAATCAACCTTGAAGTCAAATGCCAGGAACCAGGTGTTTGGTGGTTGTGCATACGGCGACCAATCTCCCAACCACCAAGCTCCGGGTTGTTGACAACGGAGTTGGGCCTCGCCGTGGCATCCCGCGACCGGAGTGCCGCGCCCTTTCGACTTCATAATGGATGCAATCAAGTCCTTACGGGCGGCGCGCTGCATTGGTGAATCGGATAACCACCAGCAACAGGCAACTCCGCTCACCCCGAGAAGCTAATGCATCCATGCCTCCAGCTTACGCATGATGTACATCCATGCAGTCCGAACCCTATCGATGAATACGCCAACATCCATCGCAACGCAGAATGGGAACGGCCTACTGGTCAATTGCTCTCCAGGAGGCGAAATACGAGTGGCCGCTCCCCCGCATCCGCAGGACCAGGCAGTCCCAGATCTGCTTAATACTACATACGCCTAAACGGCATCCATCCGCAGAACGTGGCCAAGTTCCATAAACATGCTTCCTAGCTGCAGCCGTCGTCCGCGGGTCTCCGTGGTTAGCCAActgtagtagtagtactactactactattaCTAGTACTCGAATGTTAAGCCTGCTGGAACCCCGCTGTCGTCATCGCCTCGTCGAATCACCGCGTTGCGGTTGCAAAGCGCCCTCCGCACtacaagcaagcaagcaggcaggcaggcaggcaggcaaggGAGAAATCGCCCAGCAGGCAAATCACCTTCCGACGCTGACACATCGTAAAACGAGATGTACATAGAAACCATTTGACTCTGGCGCCGTGGGAAGTTGTGAGTAAAGCATTTGACGCAGCGGCTGAGGCAGCCTGACGTAACCTCACGATTGTCACCGCAACCTCCAAAGCAGATCAACTTGACGGGTAAACGTGAGTCAAAGCCTGACAACGAATATATAAGGAAGTATATCTTGTCATTTGTTTTTATCGAAGGAGCACATCTGCCATCTTCTGGCAAGACGCCTCAGAATATACTCGAACTGCACCAAGACTACTTAAGTATACTACATACTCATCCCCCGCAATCATCATGGGTCGCTACGAGCTCGAGTATCCCAAGGACGCAACAAATCTTGTCAACAGAAAGGGCGACCGAGGTAACGATGACAATCAAACTCAACAACTCTACTTAATCACTTATATTCAGCCGACTAACTAAGCATTCTAGGTATCTATGCTCTCGAAAAGATCCACTCTCTCATCAACTCCAGCCAACTCATCCATGTCTCATTCAACGTCCCCAATTCTCCTTTCCCAGTCACCCTCCCCATGATCGGCCAGATGGGCTCCTTTGACCGGCCGTCCGCCGATCTAGGTGATCCTCTGGATCTCTACATCCATGGCTACGTCTCCTCGCGCCTCTTCAACCTTGGCCGCGGTGCTGGCGAAGACGGCATGCCCGTCTCTTGTGCAGTCTCCCACGTCGACGGTCTCATCCTCGCTCTCTCCGCTTTCAACCACAGCTATAACTACCGTTCTGCTTTACTCTTCGGCCACGCCAGTCTTGTCGAGGACCAGGAGGAGAAGCTGTACGCTATGGAGCTCATAACCAATTCTGTCGTGCCGGATCGCTGGAAGAACAGCCgcttgccgccgacgaaTGCCGAAATGCAGAGTACGAGCATCCTCAAAGTGAAGATTGCTTCGGGGAGTGCCAAGTACCGCGATGGTGGCGTCTCGGACGACAAGCATGATTTGGAGAACGAGGATGCGTTGAACACAGTGTGGACGGGTGTGGTGCCGATTTATTCGACGATGGGCGAACCGATTCCTGGCCCGTACAACCGGGTGGACTTGCCACCGTATGCAAAGGAATTCTTTGATGAATTTAGCGCGGAAAATAAGAAGCAGAGCTTGGACGCGGCGAATACAAAGACCGGGTAGATGCTTGTATTGAGACTACATAATACCTGAATTTGCCTTTTCGACTGCCCCAGTTGACTTGTACATAGAACTGAAGCATCAAGTAAACTTGACGTTGCGGAGTCAACCATTACTGGGCCGCAAAGGGGGGATTTTAGTGACTGATGCTATTTGTTGGTCTATACTAGTAGTTATACTGGTACTGATACAATTTTACCAAGATGTCTGCGGCATAATCACTCCATGCAGATTCCACACGTGACAATTCGGCACTGCCAATTCGATGGGCTTTATAGCCAAGTTTCCATCGAAGCGTATCAGCCTACGGATGTTGCGAGAACTCGCAAACAACATCCTTCCCAGCACTGCACTTCGTGCTCTTCCTCCCGGCCTTTTCAATATCATAAACCCTCGCCGCTGACGCGCCTTTGCTCCCCTCACCGCCATGCCACTCAACCGCCTCAAACCTGACGACCCCAAAGTCAATAAGACCCTTTGTTGGCAAAAGCTCCACGATCCAATTGGCGTCCCTCAAGCAAAGCCGCTTCTGGTTCTTCATCTCGCCacgcgccgcctcccccgtCGTCAAGTTCTCCAGGGTAGCAACTCCCGACGTGGCGCTCGTGGCATTGACACTCATGCGGATCCTGTCGCCCGGCTGCGCGGACAGCGGCTGCGCGTACAGCCTCGCGTCGGCCGGGTACCATTCGTACCAAGGGTACACCGAGTCGTTGAGGTAGTCGACGCCCGTCTGGAGAATGGCATCGCGGCACGTTGCGCCGTCGATGCCCACCCAGAAGGAGGCGCCGAGCCCGGGGTCTCGCTTGTATTCGGGCAGCGTGACGGTCCCGGTGACGAAGGACACGGAGGAGGGCGTGGTGTGGACGGCACCGGCCCAGTTGCTGGATGACTTTTGGCGCGTGGTGAGGTGAGACTGGGCAGCTGGGAcggccaacgccgccgccgcgaggTATACGAGTCGAAACTTCATCTTGGCTTTTGGACCGTTGCTTGATTTCTTGGCGTTttttggtacggagtagagagTCTGTATTCTGGCACTGGACTCGCTTTACATGTGTATTGCCCCTGAACATCATCTCACACCCTCCCCCATCCCCATCCGTTATTAACCTGGAGCGCGGAGTCCTCCGCAGAGAGTAGAGATTACAGAATCTATCGGGTATGTACTTTCGTATCATCAACTAGTCAGCGCCTTTGTGCCACCAGATGCAGTTCCGTGTCTCATAAATAGTGGAACTTGCAGGCTTTTGTCGTGATCGTACCCGTAGCCCGATTCGATAATGAATAAGCGAGATTTAACATGAAAGTGACCTGTCGACGGCACATTATTTTCATTACCggtttttcttcttcgcgcaCCCTGGGATACCTCGATTGCTCTGAGTGGTGAcgaaaaaagcaaaaagaaTTGGCTAACGCGCTTTGTGTTTGTTTCATTGTCAAGGTTGAAGGAACGGCTTTAGGGTATCGCAGATTGCTACCATAACACATAGCAGTGATAGTAATGGCTTTGTGCCACGCAAGAATACTTTGTTGACGACACGATGCAATGCTTACATTGACCGACTTTAAATTCACCGTCCGGGCGTCGGGCCGACGGTTGGGTAAGTATGGATagaggtacggagtacacacaGCCGGAATACAAGACTGGGCTACTCCCTACTCCCTACTCCCTACGGACTCCGTATATTGCTGTTTGAAGCTCACCGCAGGAGGTTACTTTCACAGGCCGAGAAGCGAAAGTATTATGAAACAAGTTACACAGAAAGACCGAGGAAGATATTAGAATCCCGGCGACGTAAGATCTGCAAGCCACACCTTTCGTCACAAAGTCACCATGCCTACTCAATACGCTATCCAAGACATTGCTCCATAATTTCTAATGTCCAATTTATACCCCCCTTTGTTCGCAGCACGGGGTACGGATTACTACTCCGTGGTGGTCAAATTAAGAACTTCAGCTGTTTCAATAATGTGGCATCCAATCTCACCGATGAGCCTCTTTCACCACTTCTCCCATACCAGCGCCGGAATAGAAGTCCTCATTAGCGACCAGTGTCCCAAAGCACTCGTCTCATGCCActtggccaactttgccGTCTCATTCTTTCTCAAGATGCCCTCATCGCCTCCTATCAGCATAGCCGTTTCAGGAATCTCGTTGGGCAAACCCAAAAACTCCCGTCTAGCTGGGCTCTGCAAGAAGTCCTTGGTTGTGGGACGTCGGAAGCTAAGTGGGCTACTGTCTGACTTCTTGCAGAAAATGACCATGTTGGTGAAATCCATGCCCTTGGTTTTGAGGGACTCTGCATCTGGTGGCATTTCGCGGAAGATGCGACAAGTTGGGAAGACTTGCTTGATAGTGCGGTAGATGACTTTGGGTGGTGGGAGGGTCAAATCACCCGCGTAGTTCTGTGGCAACCTCGTGAGCAAGTTTGGCGTGTTTAGCAGCGAAAAGGGTCGATGAGGTGGACTTACGATGGCAACAGTGCCTTCGGGCTTTAACAGCGAGTGTAGGCCCTGGAAGAATTCAAGGGTGAAGAGATCAATGGGCTCGGCCCCGCCGGTAAAGACATCGTGAACGATGTAGTCGTAGGTCAAGGGTGCTGTTGTGGCAAGCTCACCGGTGTAGCTGACAGCATCCTGCAGTACGGGTGGATTGTTTTCTTTCAAATCAAAGTACTTGGATGCAAATTCGTAAACAACTGGATCCATCTCTACGACGGTAGTGTTGATTCCATGGGAAACAAGCGCAGAAGGCGTCGTGCCAACACCAAGTCCGCTGCAAGGGCAAGTTAGCCACCAAGTTACACCGTACTCTGCGGCGAAAGCTGATACTCACATCACCAATGCTTTGGCATCCTTGTCATCCACGGGCGCTGCCGACTCGACCAACCTAACAGCTTCTAGCATGGCGAAGACGCCATAAACCGGCTCTGATACCGGTCCCCCCCTATGGCTGATCCACTCCCCTCCCAGTAGACTATGATCACAACGCATAACGCGAAAGCCCTCCTCTATGCTCTGTACGACTGAGATATAACCAGTCACCGACTCACGCCTCTCAATGAACAACCAGTTATCAGTCATCAGAGAGCTCATTAGACTCTGAGTGGCGGCCCGAGACTGCAGATGGGTGTTCAGGAAAATGGTGTGGAGGAATGGGAATGCCGCGTAAATGAGGTACTTTGAAGGCGAGAAGGCCATGTAAGCAACCGACAGGATAATCTCAAAGCCCAGTCTAGTAAATACGAGGAGTCTGCCCATGATCCGGGGCAGATACACGCCAACCTGGCCTTCAAAGAACTTGAACAGGGCCCAAGACCCAATGCCAGGCCCGGCATCAGCCACAAAATTTGGCAACATGCCCAATCGTGCCCCCTCCCAGTAATCGGCCACCGAAGCAGATGTGAATAGTGCCAACGGTAGTAGCGTGAGGCTCTCCGTGACCACGGGACCCCATTGCGCGCCGAATGTCTGGCTGTAGGCAGCTAGAAAATGCTGCAAACCGGGAATGCAGACGGCAACCATGGGAAGGGCTTTGGCTGGGGTGATTGGCAATGAATCTCGCAGGAACGTGTTGCCAGCCCACCCCAGGAAGCACCCTCCCATCACGAGCTTTGTGTGCCATATTGACGAGGGAATGGATCCATACACCGGTGAGAGGTTGAGCTGAGAGACATGGGAGTAGAGCGCAAGGAAGGCTAGAAGTAGGACGATGCGAATGTAAATGTTTAATTGGCCCAGAAATCGATTGCTAAATGTGTCGCTCCGAGCCTTGTCAGCCAAGTCTTGAAGCTCCTTTTCAAACCTCTCAGGCGTGAAGCCCGTCGCCTTGTCTTCAGAGCTGGCACCAGGGGCCGACGCCTGCCTTGCTGTCGCCTTTCTCGCCATGATCAAACGGTTCAAAAAAGGTGTCGTGTCCGCTCAGCAGACATGAGGTATCCTGAGCTGAGGGAAGATACGAGTCGAGAAAAGTCAAGAACGATGAGGTAAACCCAGAATTACCCCAAGAGCTCTCATTCATTGAAGACAAGTTGACCGTGCTCGTGCGTTTCACCCTGAACTCCGTATGTGTGAGAGCATCGATACGCGTGCGTTGTCAAGTACCAGAAGTATGGATTTTGCACCTAGGGGTTACCGATTGCCGTGCCACGGTACTCCGGTGTGGCTTGCTGCCTTCCTTCCCGTCGAGTGGGGCTTTAGCCTTGCTCCCATGGTACAGGAAAATCCAATGCGAACATGCAAGATGCAGATGTCCTGGGCTGTTGAAAAGAGGTCTGGAAGAAACGGGCCTGAAATCCAATGGGAATAGAACAACTACTTGGAAGAAAGAGTAAAAGACTGAGGCGGGAGCTTCAAGAGGTTCCTTTAATTCCAAAAAACGGGGCGTAAGGAGAAAAGACTTGAGCATTCACAAGGTCCAaacatacctaggtactccgtacctagtaGTTGCCAACATCAATTGAAGTGACACTTGACATGCaaaagtactccgtactaagtacctacctaggtacctagggCACGCGCCTATACAACTACACTATCGCATAGCCTAGATTCATAACAGTGCGCCGTATTTTTTTCAGATATAAAGGCCTCTACTAACATTGAATTCTGTCCTGCTCTAATAACCTGTGCTCGGACCGTTCAGAAGACCCTTAAACCGTACCTGCCCTCGGATATCGTACGTGCACCTTCCTGTAACAGCTTCGTCCAGCTCCGTCCTGGATTACTCACCAATAAGAGTTAGCC from Metarhizium brunneum chromosome 2, complete sequence includes these protein-coding regions:
- the PRTA_2 gene encoding Aspergillopepsin-2 — protein: MKFRLVYLAAAALAVPAAQSHLTTRQKSSSNWAGAVHTTPSSVSFVTGTVTLPEYKRDPGLGASFWVGIDGATCRDAILQTGVDYLNDSVYPWYEWYPADARLYAQPLSAQPGDRIRMSVNATSATSGVATLENLTTGEAARGEMKNQKRLCLRDANWIVELLPTKGLIDFGVVRFEAVEWHGGEGSKGASAARVYDIEKAGRKSTKCSAGKDVVCEFSQHP